From the Chitinophaga lutea genome, the window ACTGGCCAGCGAGGCATGGCCCAGCAACTCCTTCACGGCATTGATGTCGGCCCCGTTGTTGACCAGGTGCGTGGCAAAAGTATGCCTCAACACGTGGGGACTCTTCTTGGAAAGAGTCGTTACCTGTGCGAGAGCGGCCTGCACGGTACGGTATACATACCCTGCATTCACGGGCCTGCCGTCTTTTTTCACCAGCAGGTACGTCAGATCGGGGTTTTCCAGCTCTTTCCGCTTGCGTTCGATGTATGCCCTGATGGAAGCCGACAAATGGTTGCCGATGGGAATGATGCGCTCCTTATTGCCCTTGCCGAGCACTTTGATATGGCTGTTGTACAGACTGATCCCCTCCTGCTTCAGCCCGACCAGCTCCGCGCGGCGGATACCGGTCTGGTACAGGATATCGAGTATCAGCTGTTTGGTGGCGCCTTCGAAATCGTCGGTAAAGAGGGGTTTCCCGCCGGCCTCGTTCTGCTCCACCTGCTGCATGCCCTTCTCCTCCACGAACACCGGCAGGCGCTTGCGCAGCTTGGGGCTCACCACCTTGAACATGGGGCTTTGGGCCAGGGCGCCCTCGCGCACGGCAAACTTGAAAAACGACTTTAATGCGGATATTTTCCGGCGGATGGTGACCGCGGCGGCTGTGCCGGATTCGTCGCGGCTATGCAGCCCGGTGGCCAGCCACGACTGTACCTGGAAGGCATCTATTTCGGGCAGGGGCGTTTCGCCGTAGGTACCGCGGAGGTACTGGAAAAACTGGAAGAGGTCGAGCCGGTAACTGGTGACAGTATGCTGCGAATATCGCTTTTGCAGCAAGAGGTAAGATAAAAACTGTTCGGCCAGCGGGGGAAGCTCCATCATGGTGAATACAAAAAAATTGATGACTGTAAAGTTAGAGAAAACCTTACAATCATCAATCTATGTATTAAAATTAGATAGCTTCGTGATTATGCGTCAAACTTTCCGGTAGAGAGCTGTTGTTTGTAAACAGCTTTCAGCACCTGCGTACGGCGGCGGATGGAAGGTTTCGTAAATGACTGGCGCTCTCTGAGTTGCAGCAGGATTTTCGCTTTCTCAAATTTCTTTTTATACTTTTTCAGCGCTTTGTCAATGTTTTCGCAATCTTTAGAATCGATAATTAACATAATTCTCCTTTATAAATTTTTACGGACGGCAAAGATACGGAGTATTTTTCAACTTTCAAAGTTATTCACACGCAATTTTAATTGCCTAATTTCGGGGTCCAAAATTACGATTTTATGTTTACCGGAATAATAGAAACAATGGGCACTGTGGCCGCCGCAGTGCAGGATGGAGGAAACCTTGCAATTACCATACAATCGTCGCTGGCCCCGGAGCTGAAGGTAGACCAGAGCGTGTCGCACAACGGGGTCTGCCTCACGGTGACGGCGGTGGAGCCGGACCGGTACACTACCGTGGCCATCGCGGAAACGCTTGAAAAGTCGAATCTCGGCAGCATACAACCGGGCCATTCCATCAACCTGGAAAGGGCCATGATTTTCAACAGCCGCATAGACGGACACCTGGTACAGGGGCACGTAGATGGTACGGGCACCTGCGAATCGGTGCAGGAAGCGGACGGCAGCTGGCTGTACCGCATCCGGTTCGACCGGCAGTTCGCCCCGCTGATCGTGGAAAAAGGCTCCATCTGCCTCAACGGCATCAGCCTGACGGTATTCGACATTACCGACGACGCCTTTACCGTAGCCATCATCCCGTACACTCACCAGCACACCAATATCCGATACCTGCAGCCGGGCGGCACCGTCAACCTGGAATTCGACATTCTGGGCAAATACGTAGCCCGGCAGTTGAACCGCTAACCAATCTAAATATCAGGCACTTGAATTCATTAACGCAAACCCTGGGCATTCAATACCCGCTGATCATGGCTCCCATGTTCCTGGTGAGCAACGAGGCCATGATGAAAGCAGCCATCCGCTGCGGGATTGCAGGCACCTTCCCTTCGCTCAACTACCGCAACGAAGGCGAGCTGCCCGCCCTGCTCGACCGGCTCAATGAAGCCAAAGCGGCCGTACAGTACGGCACTTACGGCGTCAATCTCATCGTACAGAAAACGAACCCGCTCTATAAAAAACACCTGGACGCCTGTGTGGCGGCCAGGGTCCCCTTTTACATCACCTCCCTGGGCAACCCGCGCGAAGTGATCGACGCGGCGCACAGCTACGGCGCGAAAGTGATCTGCGACGTCACCAACCTGGAACATGCGGCCAAAGCGGTAGCGAACGGCGCCGACGGGCTGATTGCCGTGACGGCGGGCGCCGGCGGCCATGCAGGCCCCTACCCCATGCACGTGCTGGTGCCGGCCCTGAAAAAGGAATTCCCGCACATCCCGGTTGTAGCGGCGGGCGGCATCGCCACGGGCCAGCAAATGGCCAGCGCCCTCGTGCTGGGGGCAGACGCAGTGTCTATCGGCACGCGGTTCATCGCCAGCACGGAAGCGGGCGTGAGCGACGAATACAAACAGGCCATCATCAGCCACGGCATGGAAGACATCGTGCTGACCGAACGCCTCTCCGGCACTCCCTGCAACATCATCAACACGCCGGCGGCCCAGAAGCTGGGATACAAACAATCGTCCTGGGAAAAATGGCTGTCGCGCAACCCTCGCACGCGCAAGTATTTCAAAATGATGGTGCAGATGAAAGGCATGAAAAAACTCCAGCAGGCCATCAAACCGAACCACTACAACCAGCTGTGGAGCGCGGGGCAAAGCGTGGAGATGGTCAACGATATCACCAGCGTGGAAAACATCGTGCACCGCCTCATGGAGGAGTATCGTCAGAGCCTGAAAGTATTCGGATAACGGCATGGCAAATAAATGGCAGGTGCGGCTGGCGGTCAGCGCATTCTTTTTCCTGAACGGGCTATGTTTTGCCAGCTGGGCTTCCCGTATCCCGGCCATCCAGGCGTCGCTGCACCTCACCGAAGCAGCGCTGGGCGCGGTATTGTTCTGCATCCCGGTAGGCTCCCTGGCTTCCCTCCCGTTTTCGGGCTGGCTCATCACGCGCACCGGCAGCCGCCAGGTAATGATCGCGGCCTCCCTTCTTTACATCGCCGCCCTCAACGGCATCGGCATCGCACCCAACGCTTACGCGCTCGGGGCGGTATTGTTCTGCTTCGGGTTCATCGGCAACATGGGCAATATTTCCATCAATACGCAGGCGGTGGGCGTGGAAGGGCTTTTCGGCCAAACCATCATGTCGTCGTTCCACGCCACCTGGAGCATGGCGGGTTTCGCCGGGGCGCTCATCGGCACGCTGATGGCGAGCCTCCGCGTGCCGCCGGCCACACACTTCGCTTATGTGGGTCTGGCGGCCCTGCTTATCGTACTGGCGGCCTTTCGCTTCACCATGCGGCAGGAACGCCGGTACAACAACCAGCAACCGGTTTTCGTGAAGCCGGATAAATTCCTCATCCGCCTCGGCGTCATCGCTTTCTGCTGCATGATCTGCGAAGGCACCATGTACGAATGGAGCGGCGTGTATTTCGCGAAAGTGGTAAAAGCGGATCCGGGACTGGTGACCGTGGGTTATACGGCCTTCACGCTGGCTACCACCTCGGGCCGTTTCGTGGGCGACTGGCTGGCGCGGCGTTACGGCATTGCCGGTATGCTGCTGGCCAGTGGCATCCTCACCGCCGCCGGCCTTTTGCTGGCGGTACTGTTCCCCATGATAAGCACTTCTGCCGCGGGATTTTTCCTGGTCGGCCTGGGCGTTTCCACCGTTATCCCGCTGGTATACAGCGAGGCCGGCAAAAGCACCACCATGGCGCCGGGTATGGCGCTGGCCGCGGTGAGCTCCGTAGGTTTCCTGGGCTTTCTCACCGGCCCGCCGGTTATCGGGTTTATCGCACAGGCGGCGGGCCTGCGCGCTTCCTTCACCCTCATCGCCGCAATCGGGTTGATGATCACTTTTCTTGCAAAAAGAAAACCGGCGAAGGATACATTGTAACGTGCCCCGGAAAGATGCACTTGGCCACCACGGTCATCAGGAACGGTCGTGTTTTCCGCATCAGCCGCTCACCTTGGCTGCTGGTCAAATTAGATTTATCTTTGCAAAATGTCTGAATCACAAAACTACCAGGAAGGCGCCGTGCTGCTGATCAACAAGCCGTTAACCTGGACTTCCTTTGACGTTGTACGCAAAATCCGCAATACCACGAAAGCCAAAATAGGCCATGCCGGCACGCTCGACCCGCTGGCCACCGGGCTGCTCATCTGCTGCACGGGTAAAATGACCAAAAAGATCAACGAATACCAGGCGCAGGAAAAAGAATACACCGGCACTTTTACGCTGGGCGCCACCACCCCTACCTTCGACCTGGAGTCGGCCCCGGAAAACGAACAACCCGTGCCCGCACTCAGCAAAGAAGAACTGCAGGCCATTGCGGACCGCTTCACCGGCCCGCAGCAGCAACTGCCTCCCATCCACTCCGCCATCAAGCAGAACGGCAAACCCATTTATCACCTGGCCCGCAAAGGCGTGGAAGTAAAAGTGGAACCGCGCTCGATCGTGATCCATGCTTTCGAGATCACGGAAGTCAACCTCCCCGTGGTGCATTTCAGGGTGCAATGCAGCACCGGCACCTACATCCGTTCGCTGGCCAACGACTTCGGCGTGGCCGTGGGCTGCGGCGCGCACCTCAGCAGTTTGTGCCGCACGCGGATCGGCGCTTTCAGACTGGAAGATGCCATGGAAGTGACGGATTTTATTGAGGCGTATAAACAGGCGCATCCGAAGGAACAGGGCTAGCTGTCAACTGCTTTCCATCCTACAATCAGCATTTCATTTTCGACGGGAATTATACCGGAACGGGGAAACCGGTTCCTTGCAGTCCTGTTGCAACATTTCAACCCGGCCATTCACCGGAACGTATAGCTGTGTGTAAGCATGCCCACGTGATGTCCAATACGCCGGCGGAACCAGGCACACTGTTCCGGCAGCAAAATTTTCTTCAGCAAAATCATCAGAACGGATACCCGATCGCGATATTCCAGATCACATTTTCCCGGCGCCAGCGGCTGTCGCCCAGCGCCCACTCGTTGATGAACCAGCCGCTCTGGTTTTTGGTGGGGTATGGTTTTTTGAGCGGGATGCCCCAGTCGACCCGGATCACGAAATAACTGAAGTCGAGGCGGGCGCCGAGGCCGGTGCCGATCGCCAGTTGTTTATACAGGTTGCCGAACTGGAAATCGGCGCCGGGGCGCGACGTATCTTTCTTCAGCATCCAGATATTACCGAAATCAAGGAAGGTAGCTCCTTTGAGGTTGATCGTGCCGCCGAACAGACGCAGCAGGTCGAAGCGGTATTCCGCGTTTGCTTCCAGCTTCATATCGCCCGTCTGATCAGGGAAAATGGCCGCGACGGGCGACATGTCCACATACGACCCCGGCCCGAGCGTACGCAGCCGCCAGGCGCGGATGCTGTTGGGGCCGCCGGCGGTGAACTGGCGGATGTAGGGCAATACATCGCTCTGCCCGTAAGGAATACCGAGGCCGACATATGCACGCGTGGCCACCGACGATTTATTGTAAATCCAGTAATGGCGGTAATCCGCTTCTCCCCGCACGAACTGCGAGATCTTTACCCTGGCGAGGCTTTCCAGGTCGTTTTTGCCACTGGTGATGCCGCTGATGGCGCCGTTGATGCCTTTCAGCCACAGGCCGGATTCTTCGAAGGTGGCGCGGAAGAAGGAGTTTTTCCTTTTATGGAAAATATCGTTGTTCGAAAAAGTATAGGTCACCGCCTCGCCGCCGACGAACGCGGGTTCGAAGCTGCGGCGCAGGTACGGGTTGGGATCCACCACCGTGTCTTTGAAACCCTGGCTCAGCACCACCTGCACGTAGTTGAGGGTAAAGGGTTTGGCCGTCCACCGTTTGTAGATGGACTCGTTCCATTCGTAACCGAACGCGCCGTTTACCGTGCGGATATTAAACTTGTCGATCCTCGTCAGGTTGTTGAAACCGGCGGATATCCTCGTTTTGGCGGTGGAGCGGTTGTTTTGCCGCACGCGGAATGGGGTGACGAAGCGCGGCAAAATGAAATCCGCGTTCAGGCCGTATTCGGTGGCCTGCATGTTAAACTGGCCGCCCTGGTTGCGCACCACTTCCAGCCCGCCTTTCAGCGTGATGTGCAGTTCGTTGGCCGCCCGGTTCACGTTGAAATGCCGGTATCCCAGCGATACGCCGCTACCCACAAAATAATCGCTACTGGTGGTGAGGTCGATGTTGGCGCTCAGCTCCTGCTTCTTACGCGGGGTGAGCTGGATGAAGGCGTCGAGCTTCTGCACCGTGTCTTTGTTTTCCTTGAACTGTACTGTCACAAACTGCCAGAGGTTCAGCTCGTACAGGCGGTTCACCGTATTGTTGTACGCGGTGGTGGAATATTTTTCGTTGCTGCGCAGCTGCACGGCTCTCGACAATACCCGCGGACGGATGATGTTCTCGTGGTATTTCACGATGAGGTGCCGGCTTTGGGTGGTGTGGAAACCGGTGTCGTTCACATTGTCGTTCAGCGTGAAATCCGGGAACGCATAAATTTTATTGAGGTAAAACAGTTTAGTCAGGTCGCTGGCGGAATCTTCGGGCTGGCGGATCGACAGCTCCACGTCCATCGTGGGTTTCTGGTCGGCGCTCAGCACCGTGGGCATGCTTTCGAAAGGGTTCAGCGGGTCTACGAACAGCGATTTGTTCAGCGTGTCTACCGTAAAGATCACCAGGTCGCGGTTGAATTTGTAATACCCGGCGTCCCTGATCATGCGGGTGAGTCGCTCGCGCTCGTCGCGCAGGTTACCGGCTTTGTAGGCGTCGTTTACCTTGAGCAGCGAGAGGTTTTCGCCGGTCTTCACGATTTTGGCGATGGCCGTATCGGGAATGTCGTACGTGATTTTCCTGATCACGAAATTCTTGCCGGTGTTCACTTCGTAGGTCACGCTGGCCTTCTGGGCCTTGATATCGGTTTTAGGCTGCACCGTGGCATAGAAATAACCCTGGTTGTTGAGATACGATACCATGCGGGCGGCGGATTCTTTCGCTTTCGCGGAGTCGTAGATCACCGGCGCCTGGAGGTTTCTTTCGGCCAGCACCAGGTTCCAGAACCAGTTGCTTTTTTTGTCGTATGTTTTTTTATTGTACAGCCACACTTTCAGGCGGGTGCCGAGCACTTTCTGGTTGGGCTTCTGCAGCATGAGGGAGGTGGAAGACAGGTCGCTTTTCAGTTCGTTCTTTTCGGTGGAATTGAGTTTCCCTTTAATATCCACGCTGCTGGCGGTGAGCAGGCTCTGGTCTTTCTGGAGGTATTGGGTGTTGGAGCAGGCTTGCAGCAACAGGCACAGCAGCATCAGCAGCGCCGGTACCGGCAGATGGAGTGATGTTGCATATGTCGTTTTCTTCACTGGCAGTTTGAATTATCGGGTATTGACGCATCCCTCCTGTAAAGGGCCTGCTTGGCTGAATGCCGGATTTCCTGTAGGTTTGACCCCATGTTATCAAAGGCGCAAATTAAATATATTCAATCATTACAGCACAAAAAAAACAGGCAAAAATTCGGCCAGTTTGTGGCGGAGGGCGATAAGATCGTACAGGAACTGGCCGGCAGCGCCCAGACCGTAAAAGCCATTTACGCCACCGAAGCCTGGCTGGCCGCCCATTCCGTACCGGCCGGCATCACGGTGGAGGCTGTAGGGCCGGATGCGCTCAAACAAATGTCGTCGCTCTCCACGCCCAACCAGGCGCTGGCGCTGGCAGACATTCCCGCCCTGCCGCCGCTGCGGCTTGAAGGCACCGTATCCCTTGCGCTGGATACCGTGCAGGACCCGGGCAATGTGGGCACCATTATTCGTATAGCCGACTGGTTTGGCATCCGCCAGATCATCTGCACGCCGGAGTGCGCGGACGCCTTTAACGCCAAAACCATCCAGGCCACCATGGGCAGCTTCCTCCGGGTGGCCGTACACGTGCAGTCCCTTACGGACCTGCTGCGGACCAACAAACACATCTCCTCCTACGCCGCCACCCTGCACGGCGAAAACATCGTACATACCCCGGTCATCAAAGAAGGCATTATCCTGATCGGCAACGAATCGCGCGGGCTCAGCGAAGAAGTGCTGGCATTATGCAGCCACCGCATCACCATTCCCCGCCTCGGCCAGGCCGAATCCTTAAACGCCGCCGTGGCCACCGGTATTATCTGCGGCCGCCTGCTTATTTGAACTGGATGGCTTTAACGGGCAGGATGCGCTGCACCAGCAGGGAAGGTATCAGTAAAATGAGCACGCAGATGAGCAGCGTGCCGGCGTTGATGAGTATCACTTTCCACCATTGTATGGCTATCGGGGCTACCGACATGTAATAGGATTCTTCAGGGAGTTTGAAAAAACCGGTGTGCTGCTGCAGCAGCGCCAGGCCGATGCCCAACACGTTCCCGATCACGATGCCCGCCAGCACGATGTACCCCGCCTGGTACACGAATACGCCCTGTATGGCGCCGTTCCGCATCCCCAGCGCTTTCAGGATGCCCACCATGTTGGTGCGCTCCAGTATCAGGATGAGGATGGCCGTGATCATGTTGATCACCGCCACGATGGTCATGATCACCAGGATGATGATCTCGTTTTTGTTCTGCAACCCCAGCCAGTCGAAAATATTCGGGTACACCTCCTGCATGCTCCGCAGGTTCAGCTCGTCGGGCAGCACCTCGCCGATGCTGCTGCGGGCGCTGTCGATCATCCCGTAGTTGTGCAGGAACACTTCGTACCCGCCGATGTCGCCGGGCTCCCAGTCGTTCAGCCGGCGGATGAGACTGATGTCGCCCAGCAGGTACGCTTTGTCGTATTCTTCGATCCCGGTTTTGTAAATGCCGCAGATATTGAGTTTGCGGGCACGCGGAGGCAAGCCGTCGCCCCGCATGAAATATACCACCACCGCGTCGTTGAGGCGTAACTGTAAGAGTGCGGCGGTGTTGGCGGAAATGATGATGTCTGACGAATATCCGCTGTCCGTATACCGGACGGGGCGCCCTTCTTCAAGAAAGGAGAGTTTGCTGCCGGGGGCGATGCCCTTGAAGATCATGCCCTCGGTTTCCTTGTTATTTTTGACGATCACGCTTTTGGTGGCGAACTCGTACACGTCCTTCACCTGCGGGATAGCACGGATGCGGGCCTCCAGCGCACTGTCTGCCTCGAACGGGATCTGTTCCGCCAGCGGGCCGGCGTTCACCTGGTACTGGGTCACATGCATGTGGCCCCAGAAGCTGAAGATCTTGTCGGATATGACCTGCTGGAACCCGTTGATCAGCGCGGTGGCCATTATCATCACCGCCACACTGAAGGCCGTGGCGATCATGGCTATGTTGATGATGAACTTGGAAAAGGAAGAAAAACGGTTAAAAGCAATCCTTCCGGCAATAAACAGGGACACGCGCATACCGCAATTTATACAATTTAGAAATTCATTGTAAATTACAGCTATGAGCAGAGTAGCAAAAGCATGCTGTACCGTGATCGCGTTGTTTGGTTTTTTAACCCTGCGGGCGCAGGAAAATACCATCACCCCTGACCACATTTACCACCGCAACATCGCCACGGTGAAACTCAACCCGCCCGGCGAACCCCTCGGCATGCCCATTGTGCCGCTCAACGGCGGCGATGTGCTGGAGCTGACGTTCGACGATCTCCTGAATGAAGTGCGGACGTACTACTACACGCTGGTGCTTTGCGACGCCGACTGGAAACCCGCACAGCTCAATCCCATCGAGTACCTGCGGGGATTCACCGAAAACCAGATCCGGACCTACCGCTTCTCCAGCATCGCCCTGCAGAAGTACGTGCATTATACGCTGCAGATCCCCAACGCCAACTGCATGCCCACCAAAGCAGGCAATTACCTGCTGAAAGTGTACCTCGACAGTGATACCTCCAAACTCGCTTTCACCCGCCGGCTGATGGTATTCAACAACCGCGCCGGCGTAACCGGGTATATTTCGCAGCCCACCAACCCGAAGCTGTTCAGGAACTCACAAAAACTCAACATCGCCGTCAACGTCAAAGGCCTCAACATACAGAACCCGTTCAACCAGGTGAAGGTGGTGATACAGCAGAACTTCCGCTGGGACAATGCCATCACCGGCCTCAAGCCCATGTTCATCAAAGGGGACGTGATCGAATACAATGCGGAACAGGACTGTATTTTCCCCGCCATGAAAGAATGGCGATGGGCTGATCTGCGCAGCTTCCGCCTGCAAACCGAAAGGGTGCAGAAAACCGACTACCGCAAAACCGGTACGGAAGTAACGCTCATGCCCGACTTCGCGCGCGACAACGTGGTATACCAATACCTGAAAGATATCAACGGGATGTTTTACCCCGGCACCATAGAAGATTATGATCCCAATTTCGAAGGCGACTACGCACGGGTGAATTTCACCTTCCCCGCCAAGGAACCGTATGCCGGGTATGATATGTACATATTCGGGGAACTGACCAACTACGAGCTCAACACGCTCAACAAAATGACCTACAACGGCCCCCGGCAGGCTTACGAGGGCGCGTTATATCTTAAACAGGGCTACTACAATTACGTCTATGGCCTGCTCGACAGAACGAACAACAAGTTCAGCACGGAATACACCGAAGGCAACTGGTGGGAAACCGAAAATGCCTACACCGTGCTCGTGTATTACCGCGGCCTCGGCGGGCGGTACGACGAACTGGTGGGCCAGCTGCGCCTCAATTCCCTTTTGAACCGGTCAAGGTAAAAGCGGGTCCGTCTGGTACACAGACTGCCGCAGCTTCACGATGTTGGCCGCGCCACGTTTGATGATGATGCGCGTGCCGCGGTCGTATGTAAAATAGCGGTAGAACCAGTTGATGAATACCACAAGTTTATTGCGGAACCCCAGCAGGTTGAGCAGGTGCACCACCATCCAGGCCACCCATGCCAGGTAGCCGCTGAGGCGGATGCCCGCAAACTCGGCCACGGCGCGGTTACGGCCGATAGTGGCCATGCTGCCGAGGTCGGCGTATCTGAACGGTTTCATGGCGCGGCCGCGGAGCGATGCGGTGATGTTTTTACCGAGCTGTTTGCCCTGCTGCATCGCCACCTGCGCCACCATCGGGTAACCTTTCGGGAAACGGTCGTCGTTGACCATCATCGCAATATCACCGATCGCGTAAATGTTTTTGCTTCCTTTCACGAGGTTGAACTCATCCACGTTCACACGCCCGTTGGGCAACACTTCCGCTTCCGGCAAACCGGCTATGGGCATACCTTTCACGCCGGCAGACCATAAGAGCGACTGCGTTTCGATCGTTTCGCCGTTGCTCAGCAACAGGTTGTGGCCGTCATAATCTTTCACAGCCACGTTCGTCATCACTTTCACGCCGATATGTTCCAGGCTGGCGAATGTTTTTTTACTGCTGGCTTCCGTCATACCTGCCAGCACGCGCGGGCCGGCTTCGATGAGATAGATGTTCATCAGGTGCAGCGGCAGCTCCGGGTAATCTTTCGGCAATATGTATTTGCGCAGTTCCGCGAAAGCGCCTGCCAGCTCAACGCCGGTAGGGCCGCCGCCCACCATCACGAAGTTCAGTTTGGGCCTGATCTCCTTTTCGCTGCTCAGCAGCAGCGATTCCTCGAATTGTTTCAGCACGTAGTTCCGGATCTGCACCGCTTCGATGAGCGACTTCATGCCGATCGCGTTTTCTTCGATGAGTTTATTGCCGAAAAAGTTCGTATTGCTGCCCGTGGCGATCACGAGGTAGTTGTATCTGATGTCGCCGATGTTGGTGACGAGCACATTATCGGCCGCATTCACGCTTTTCACCTCTCCCATCCGGAAATGGAAGTTTTTCTGGCGTTTGAAGATGCCGCGGAGGGGAAAAGCGATGCTGTCGGGTTCAAGGCCTGCCGTAGCTACCTGGTACAACAGGGGTTGAAAAAGATGATAGTTATTCCTGTCGAGCAACACTACCTGC encodes:
- a CDS encoding NAD(P)/FAD-dependent oxidoreductase; this encodes MIQPNIPDTDRPRVVIVGGGFAGINIAKSLKNAPVQVVLLDRNNYHLFQPLLYQVATAGLEPDSIAFPLRGIFKRQKNFHFRMGEVKSVNAADNVLVTNIGDIRYNYLVIATGSNTNFFGNKLIEENAIGMKSLIEAVQIRNYVLKQFEESLLLSSEKEIRPKLNFVMVGGGPTGVELAGAFAELRKYILPKDYPELPLHLMNIYLIEAGPRVLAGMTEASSKKTFASLEHIGVKVMTNVAVKDYDGHNLLLSNGETIETQSLLWSAGVKGMPIAGLPEAEVLPNGRVNVDEFNLVKGSKNIYAIGDIAMMVNDDRFPKGYPMVAQVAMQQGKQLGKNITASLRGRAMKPFRYADLGSMATIGRNRAVAEFAGIRLSGYLAWVAWMVVHLLNLLGFRNKLVVFINWFYRYFTYDRGTRIIIKRGAANIVKLRQSVYQTDPLLP